A stretch of Salvelinus alpinus chromosome 4, SLU_Salpinus.1, whole genome shotgun sequence DNA encodes these proteins:
- the LOC139572382 gene encoding amyloid beta precursor like protein 1-like isoform X2, producing MGHTMLPILMAVLSHCMWGNVEALAMAEVNGPGPLVAEPQIAMFCGRQLLHMNPETGQWEPDPQGRQGCFTEPNQILSYCQEMYPALQISHVEESSSPVTIPAWCKKGWGHCQTRPFIVMPYRCQVGEYVSEALLVPDRCRFLHQEQMDACESYVYWHNIAKEACTADSLELHSYGMLLPCGDRFRGVEYVCCPGRGGSSGRGETEGGDVLSAGPQALNPQAKVNTGVKVTTLTPSPSPGTDVDEADMEEEDDEMVEEDEQVVEEDEEEEAVEDEEEEEEEEEEEEQQEVAEAAAVKDPEEYEYSIDSGPYQATDYTDSFYYEKGQGQAGRNPSTSPPQTRGDSLPTPRPTDGVDVYFEMPGDDSEHANFLRAKMDLEERRMKRINEIMKEWAEADNQSKNLPKSDRQALNEHFQSVLQTLEEQVAGERQRLVETHLARVVATLNNNRRLALESYLTAVQAEPPQPERVLQALKRYMAAEQKDRRHTLRHYQHIEAVDPQKAEQMKFQVYTHLHVIEERMNQSLALLYQVPALAEELHDDIQELVKAERGDISELMTTSFSETRTTEELLPAESEEEKDDEEEEERAFQNRPYPPRIDPQPNTKKASTDEYDYATSERSPTYEYEEKINTSLELKQVVYKSPEIQTDELQPDALETFNRGAMVGLLVVAVAIALVMVISLLLVRRKPYGTISHGIVEVDPMLTPEERQLNKMQNHGYENPTYKFFEQMN from the exons gcCTTGGCCATGGCTGAGGTGAATGGACCAGGGCCCCTGGTTGCCGAGCCGCAGATTGCCATGTTCTGTGGGCGTCAGCTGCTGCACATGAACCCTGAGACTGGCCAATGGGAGCCTGACCCGCAGGGCCGCCAGGGCTGCTTCACAGAGCCCAACCAGATCCTGTCCTACTGCCAAGAG ATGTACCCAGCCCTACAGATCTCCCATGTGGAGGAGTCCTCCAGCCCTGTCACCATCCCAGCCTGGTGTAAGAAGGGCTGGGGCCACTGCCAGACACGCCCCTTCATTGTCATGCCCTACCGCTGCCAGG tGGGTGAGTATGTGAGTGAAgccctgttggttccagaccgaTGCCGTTTCCTGCACCAGGAGCAGATGGATGCCTGTGAGAGCTACGTCTACTGGCACAACATAGCCAAGGAG gCCTGCACAGCAGACAGTCTGGAGCTGCATAGTTATGGGATGCTGTTGCCGTGCGGCGACCGTTTCCGTGGGGTGGAGTATGTGTGCTGCCCAGGGAGGGGCGGGTCCAGTGGCAGGGGGGAGACCGAGGGAGGGGACGTTCTCTCAGCAGGACCCCAGGCCCTTAACCCTCAGGCCAAAGTCAACACAGG AGTCAAAGTGACAACACTCACTCCAAGCCCCTCTCCTGGCACCGATGTGGACGAGgcagacatggaggaggaagatgatgagATGGTGGAAGAGGATGAGCAGGTGgtggaagaggatgaggaagaggaggcagtagaggatgaggaggaggaggaggaggaagaagaggaggaggagcagcaggaggttgcagaagcagcagcagtGAAAGACCCAGAGGAGTATGAGTACTCCATTGACTCTGGCCCCTACCAGGCTACTGACTACACAGACTCCTTCTACTATGAGAAAGGCCAGGGTCAGGCTGGTCGCAACCCCTCCACATCCCCACCCCAGACCAGGGGAGACAGCC taCCCACCCCTCGCCCCACAGATGGTGTGGATGTTTACTTTGAGATGCCAGGGGACGACAGCGAACACGCCAACTTCCTGCGTGCCAAGATGGACCTGGAGGAGCGGCGAATGAAACGCATCAATGAG ATCATGAAGGAATGGGCTGAGGCTGACAACCAGTCTAAGAACCTGCCCAAGTCTGACCGCCAGGCCCTTAATGAG catttccagtctgtgttgcagactctggaggAGCAGGTggcaggggagagacagaggctgGTGGAGACCCATCTGGCCCGTGTGGTGGCCACCCTCAACAACAACCGCAGACTGGCCTTGGAGAGCTACCTGACCGCCGTGCAGGCCGAGCCCCCTCAG CCGGAGCGGGTGCTGCAGGCTCTGAAGCGATACATGGCAGCAGAGCAGAAGGACCGCAGACACACTCTGAGACACTACCAGCACATTGAGGCCGTCGACCCCCAGAAGGCTGAGCAGATGAAGTTCCAG GTCTACACCCACCTCCATGTGATTGAGGAGAGGATGAACCAGAGCTTGGCTTTACTCTACCAGGTCCCTGCCTTGGCTGAGGAGTTGCACGATGATATCC aGGAGCTGGTGAAGGCGGAGCGAGGAGACATCAGTGAGCTCATGACCACTTCCTTCTCTGAGACACGCACCACCGAGGAGCTGCTTCCTGCCgagagtgaggaggagaaggatgacgaggaggaggaggagagagcctTCCAGAACAGGCCCTACCCACCCCGCATCg ACCCACAGCCCAACACTAAGAAAG CCTCTACAGACGAGTATGACTATGCCACATCTGAGAGAAGCCCCACATATGAATATGAGGAGAAA ATTAACACCTCTCTGGAGCTCAAGCAGGTGGTCTACAAGTCTCCTGAGATCCAGACCGATGAACTG CAACCAGACGCCCTGGAGACATTCAACCGTGGGGCCATGGTGGGGTTGCTGGTGGTTGCCGTGGCCATCGCCTTGGTGATGGTGATCAGTCTGTTGCTGGTGCGCAGGAAGCCGTATGGCACCATCAGCCACGGCATTGTGGAG GTTGACCCCATGCTGACCCCAGAGGAGCGCCAACTAAACAAGATGCAGAACCACGGCTACGAAAACCCCACCTACAAATTCTTTGAGCAAATGAACTGA
- the LOC139572382 gene encoding amyloid beta precursor like protein 1-like isoform X1, with amino-acid sequence MGHTMLPILMAVLSHCMWGNVEALAMAEVNGPGPLVAEPQIAMFCGRQLLHMNPETGQWEPDPQGRQGCFTEPNQILSYCQEMYPALQISHVEESSSPVTIPAWCKKGWGHCQTRPFIVMPYRCQVGEYVSEALLVPDRCRFLHQEQMDACESYVYWHNIAKEACTADSLELHSYGMLLPCGDRFRGVEYVCCPGRGGSSGRGETEGGDVLSAGPQALNPQAKVNTGVKVTTLTPSPSPGTDVDEADMEEEDDEMVEEDEQVVEEDEEEEAVEDEEEEEEEEEEEEQQEVAEAAAVKDPEEYEYSIDSGPYQATDYTDSFYYEKGQGQAGRNPSTSPPQTRGDSLPTPRPTDGVDVYFEMPGDDSEHANFLRAKMDLEERRMKRINEIMKEWAEADNQSKNLPKSDRQALNEHFQSVLQTLEEQVAGERQRLVETHLARVVATLNNNRRLALESYLTAVQAEPPQPERVLQALKRYMAAEQKDRRHTLRHYQHIEAVDPQKAEQMKFQVYTHLHVIEERMNQSLALLYQVPALAEELHDDIQELVKAERGDISELMTTSFSETRTTEELLPAESEEEKDDEEEEERAFQNRPYPPRIDPQPNTKKASTDEYDYATSERSPTYEYEEKINTSLELKQVVYKSPEIQTDELQPDALETFNRGAMVGLLVVAVAIALVMVISLLLVRRKPYGTISHGIVEQVDPMLTPEERQLNKMQNHGYENPTYKFFEQMN; translated from the exons gcCTTGGCCATGGCTGAGGTGAATGGACCAGGGCCCCTGGTTGCCGAGCCGCAGATTGCCATGTTCTGTGGGCGTCAGCTGCTGCACATGAACCCTGAGACTGGCCAATGGGAGCCTGACCCGCAGGGCCGCCAGGGCTGCTTCACAGAGCCCAACCAGATCCTGTCCTACTGCCAAGAG ATGTACCCAGCCCTACAGATCTCCCATGTGGAGGAGTCCTCCAGCCCTGTCACCATCCCAGCCTGGTGTAAGAAGGGCTGGGGCCACTGCCAGACACGCCCCTTCATTGTCATGCCCTACCGCTGCCAGG tGGGTGAGTATGTGAGTGAAgccctgttggttccagaccgaTGCCGTTTCCTGCACCAGGAGCAGATGGATGCCTGTGAGAGCTACGTCTACTGGCACAACATAGCCAAGGAG gCCTGCACAGCAGACAGTCTGGAGCTGCATAGTTATGGGATGCTGTTGCCGTGCGGCGACCGTTTCCGTGGGGTGGAGTATGTGTGCTGCCCAGGGAGGGGCGGGTCCAGTGGCAGGGGGGAGACCGAGGGAGGGGACGTTCTCTCAGCAGGACCCCAGGCCCTTAACCCTCAGGCCAAAGTCAACACAGG AGTCAAAGTGACAACACTCACTCCAAGCCCCTCTCCTGGCACCGATGTGGACGAGgcagacatggaggaggaagatgatgagATGGTGGAAGAGGATGAGCAGGTGgtggaagaggatgaggaagaggaggcagtagaggatgaggaggaggaggaggaggaagaagaggaggaggagcagcaggaggttgcagaagcagcagcagtGAAAGACCCAGAGGAGTATGAGTACTCCATTGACTCTGGCCCCTACCAGGCTACTGACTACACAGACTCCTTCTACTATGAGAAAGGCCAGGGTCAGGCTGGTCGCAACCCCTCCACATCCCCACCCCAGACCAGGGGAGACAGCC taCCCACCCCTCGCCCCACAGATGGTGTGGATGTTTACTTTGAGATGCCAGGGGACGACAGCGAACACGCCAACTTCCTGCGTGCCAAGATGGACCTGGAGGAGCGGCGAATGAAACGCATCAATGAG ATCATGAAGGAATGGGCTGAGGCTGACAACCAGTCTAAGAACCTGCCCAAGTCTGACCGCCAGGCCCTTAATGAG catttccagtctgtgttgcagactctggaggAGCAGGTggcaggggagagacagaggctgGTGGAGACCCATCTGGCCCGTGTGGTGGCCACCCTCAACAACAACCGCAGACTGGCCTTGGAGAGCTACCTGACCGCCGTGCAGGCCGAGCCCCCTCAG CCGGAGCGGGTGCTGCAGGCTCTGAAGCGATACATGGCAGCAGAGCAGAAGGACCGCAGACACACTCTGAGACACTACCAGCACATTGAGGCCGTCGACCCCCAGAAGGCTGAGCAGATGAAGTTCCAG GTCTACACCCACCTCCATGTGATTGAGGAGAGGATGAACCAGAGCTTGGCTTTACTCTACCAGGTCCCTGCCTTGGCTGAGGAGTTGCACGATGATATCC aGGAGCTGGTGAAGGCGGAGCGAGGAGACATCAGTGAGCTCATGACCACTTCCTTCTCTGAGACACGCACCACCGAGGAGCTGCTTCCTGCCgagagtgaggaggagaaggatgacgaggaggaggaggagagagcctTCCAGAACAGGCCCTACCCACCCCGCATCg ACCCACAGCCCAACACTAAGAAAG CCTCTACAGACGAGTATGACTATGCCACATCTGAGAGAAGCCCCACATATGAATATGAGGAGAAA ATTAACACCTCTCTGGAGCTCAAGCAGGTGGTCTACAAGTCTCCTGAGATCCAGACCGATGAACTG CAACCAGACGCCCTGGAGACATTCAACCGTGGGGCCATGGTGGGGTTGCTGGTGGTTGCCGTGGCCATCGCCTTGGTGATGGTGATCAGTCTGTTGCTGGTGCGCAGGAAGCCGTATGGCACCATCAGCCACGGCATTGTGGAG CAGGTTGACCCCATGCTGACCCCAGAGGAGCGCCAACTAAACAAGATGCAGAACCACGGCTACGAAAACCCCACCTACAAATTCTTTGAGCAAATGAACTGA